Genomic DNA from Planctomycetota bacterium:
CTGATCCGCTGGAGTTGTTTGCCCGGCGGGCGGGCCACGATCTCGATCCCGCTCTCCAGCACGTCCGTTTCGTCCTCGAGAAACACATCGGCCTTGCCGCCGCCGAACAGTTTCCGGTACAGTTCCTGGAAGTGACCTCGCACCGCCTGGAAGGTGGTTATGAAACGTTCGCGGCTCTCGCGGTTGATGCGTTCGATGAGGTTCGCCAGGGCCGTCTGGGCCGACACCAGGTCGTCGCGCTGTTTCTGGAGGAACTCGGCCCGTTTCTCGAGGGCTTCCTGTTCCTGGAGCGCCTCGATGTTGACCGGTCCGAGGCGGTCGATCTTGCCCTGGAGATCCTTGATTTCGGCGGCGACGGCGTCCCAATCCACCTCTTCCGGCTGCCACTGGGCGTAGCGTTCGGCGAGGTCCATCTGGAAATCATCGCGGACGCGCTCGACGAGGTCGTCGCGCTTGGTCTGGACTTCCCGCCGCGCCAGTTCCCGCCCGTGAATCTCCCCCTGGAGGCGTTCGATCTCGCCCTCGATCCCGCGCTCCTTTTCGCCGAGGGCGGCGACGCGGCCGCGCCGGTCGGCGCCCGCTTCGGCCAGGCGGCGGCCCTCGGCCTCGGCCCCCTGCTTCTCCAGGAACAGGCGCGCCAAGTCCGACTGGATCGCCAGCATCGTCCGCTCCGAATCCCGGATGCGGGTCAGGCACTCGGCGAGGTCGGCCTGGCTCTGTTCGATGCCCTGGGCCGTCGCCGCCGCGTCCCGTTCGCTCGACGCCACCTGGTCCACCAGGGCCGTGTGCTTCTCCCGAAGGCGAGCCAGCGCCACCCGCGCCGCCGTCCGCTCCTCCTCGAGCGCGGTCCGCGCCTCCAGGAGCGTTTCCTGCTCGGCGACGAGGGCGTCGATGGATCGCTGCTGGTCGGCGGCCTGCCGGTCGAGGCTGGCGATCTCTTCCGCGAGGGCGGTGCGCTCCCCGAGGAGCCGCTCGCGCTCCGCCCCGAGGTCCGCCAGTTCGCTTTCCACGAGCGGGGCCTCGGCCGACAGTTCCTGGCGCGTCTCCGCCAGGCGCCGCTGGTGCCCTTCGACCTCGACCCGGACCATCGACGCCTCGTAAATCTCCTGGCGGAGGGCCTGCTGCTCGACGTCGAGGGCCTGAAGTTCCTCGACGGCGCGGCGTCGGCGGGCGTCGAGCGCCTCGATTTGCCGGGCCGCCGACTCCTGCTCGGCCGCGATGTTCCTCAGTTCCGACCGCCGCGAGATGAGGCTCGTCTCCGGGCCCGGCGGGCCGACGGCGACCGACCCGTCCGCTTCCAGCACGTCGCCCGTGAGGCTGACGAAGCGGTATCCGCGCAGCGGCCCGCGCGCCAGGGCGACGGCGCCTTCGAGGCTCCGGACGACGACCGTCCGCCCCAGGAGGTGCGCCACGGCCGGGAGGACGGATTCGTCCACGCGGACGTACTGCATCGCCCAGCCGACCGCTTCCGGATAGGCCGCGAGGTCTTTGCCGTCGGCGGCCGGCTCGATCGCGTCGAGCGCGAGGAACCGGACCTGGCCGGGGAGCGTGCCCGCCAGGTCGCGCGCCAGCACCAGGACGTCGTCCAGGCGTTCGGCGATGAGGAGTTTTTCGGCGGGCCCGAGGGCGGATTCGATGAGGACGGCGTGAGCGACGTCCACCTCGATGAGGTCCGCCACCATGCCTCGCCATCGGCCGGCGTGGCCGTTGGTCCGGATCGTTTCGCGGACGCGGCGGACGGCGGCGGGAATGCCTTCGCCTCGCTTCTCCAGGTCCTCCAGGAGTTCGCGTCGGCTGGCGAGGGCGGAGGCCCGTTCTTTCGCGCGGGCGAGTTGTTCGCCGACGCTCTCGACTTCTTTCTGCTTGGCCTCGGCCTCGTGGCGTTTCTCTTCGAGTCCGCGCCGGCGTTCGGCGACGGTCGCCTCCAGCCGGGCCGCCTCGGCCTTCAATTCCACCTCGCGTTCGCGCAGGCGCTCCAGGTGGGCGGCGATCTCGTCGCGCCGCTTCGCGAGACGCTCCGCCTGGGCCGACAGGTTCTCAAGGCGCAGGTCGAGGCTCGCCAGCCGGCTCGAGCGCTGGCTTTTCTGCTGCGCCAGGTCCATCAGGTGTGCCTTGGCGTGCTCGATGCGGCCGGTGAGCGTGCGGACCCTGTCGGCGGTTTCCTGGAGGCGTTTTTCGATGTCGGCGACGGCCGTCTCCTGCCGGGCGGCCAGGTCGGCCACCTCGGCGAGGTCGCGCCGGCGGGATTCCACGAGCGCCTGGACCTCGCGCAGGTGGGCCGAGAGGTCGCCGATCTTTCGCCGGTCGCGCTCGACGATCTGCTCCAGTTCCCCGACGCGCGTCCGATGGAAGCCGATCTCGTTTTCTCCCGTCGCGATGGCCGAGCGGATCTCGCTCAGGCGGGCGTCGGTGCGGCGGGCCTCGCCCTCCAGTTCCATGAGTTCCGTTTCGAGGCGGCTTCGCTCCTCCTCCAGGGCCGCCAGCGCGCCGGATTCGCCGGCCCGCGCGTCCCCCAGGTCCCGGAGTGCCGACTCGTGGGCCTCGAGCGCCGTCGCCTGTTCGTGGTACTGGCTGAGGGCGTAGGAGACGCGGAGTTCCTTGAGGCGTTCGGTGTACTGGAGGAAGTTACGGGCCTTGCCGGCCTGGTACTTGACGCTGCGGAGGCGTTTTTCGACCTCCTCGAGGATGTCGCCGAGACGCACGAGGTTCTGCTGGGTGCGTTCGAGTTTCCGTTCGGCCTCGCGGCGTTTGGACTTGTACTTGGAGACGCCGGCCGCTTCCTCGAAGATGATGCGGCGTTCCTGGGGATTGGACTGCAGGAGGACGTCCACCTTGCCTTGCTCGATGAGGCTGTAGGCATCGACGCCGATGCCCGTGTCCATGAAGAGTTCGCGGATGTCGCGCAGGCGGCAGGGCTTGCGGTTCAGGAGGTATTCCGACTCGCCGCTGCGGTAGAGGCGGCGGCTGACCTCGACCTCGGTCGAGTCGATGGGCAGCAGGCCGCTCGAATTGTCGAAGGTGAGCGTGGCTTCCGCGAAGCCGAGGCTCCGCCGGCTTTCGGAGCCGGAGAAGATGATGTCGGCCATTTCGCGGCCGCGAAGGCTCTTGGCGCTCTGTTCGCCGAGAACCCACTTGACGGCGTCCACGACGTTCGACTTGCCGCACCCGTTCGGGCCCACGATCACCGTGATGCCCGAGTCGAAATCGAAGCGGGTGCGGTCGGCGAACGACTTGAAGCCGAACACTTCCAGTCGCTTCAGTTCCACTTTGCGAGCGCTCCTTCCTCCAGCGTCGTTCCGCCGGCCGAGAGGCTACGGCTCCTCGACGGTGATCGGCCGGGCGATCGGGCGGTCGCCCGCCATCTGGTATTCGAGCGGCTCGAGCACGATCGTGCCCGACATGGCCCGCTTCCGGGCCAGTTCATTCACCAGGCCGACGACGTCGCTGTACCCCAGGCCCAGGCCTTGCGGCGTGGGGTTCTTATCGAGACCCAGAGGGGTGGCCATTTTCTCGATGACGTCGCGCACCTCGAGTGTCGCCTCGACCCGCAGGTCGCGGCCCTCGCGGCGCGTGAAAAGCACGGTGCGCTCCGCGCCGGCCGGCGCGGTCGCCGTCACGCGGCGCGTCTCGGCCAGCAGCGGCGCGCGGACACGGACGTCGCCGAAGATCGCCAGATGCGGCCAGAGGTTGCGCGAAACGTAGATGAACGGTTCGGCCTTGGTCGGCACGACGCTCAGCACGAACTGGTCCTCGAAGACGCGGACGACGGCCGTGTCGGGGCCGGCGCGGCGCATCGCCCGCCACGCGGCGATGCGGACGCGGGGGCTCTTGGCGTCCAGCGCGCGGGCGAGCACCGCCAGGCCGAGGCCCTTCTCCAGCCGACCCAGCGCCTGCACCGCCGATTCCTGAAACTCCGATTGGCCGTCCAGCGCGATTCCCTGCAGCACGTGGACCGCCTCGCCGTCCTGAAGACGGGCGAGGATGCGGCCGACGTAGAAGCGGACCGACTCGCGCGGATGGTCGGCCAGTTTCCGGATCCGGGGCACGATCGACGACCCGAACGCCTCCAGGCAGACGGCGACGCGGTCCATGTCCTGGCCCGCCTCGAGGGTTTCGATGAGGAGGTTGAGGCGCTGGTCGCGGGCATCGGGCGCCTCGCGCAGATAGATCGCGCCCACCAGGTCCAGGAACTCGGGCTTGGAGTCGCGATAGGCGGCCGGAACCTCCAGGTCCACCCGGCCGGGGTCTTGCGTCCCTTTGGCGGCGCCGGGAAAGCGCGCGTTGATGAGGCGGACCAACTGGTCCGCGGTTCGGACGGAGGGGTCGAGGAGGGCCAGGCGGAAGTGGCGCGTCTGGACAGCCCGCCCGCCGCCGAGGATCCGGCCGACGCGCGGGTCGCCGGCTGCGCTTCCCACGCCTTCGGCGGCGAAGGGCGAGACGAAGATGCCGCCTCGGCCGGTGGCGCGGCGTTCGCTGCGCATTTCGCCGCTGCGGCCGGCCACGACGCGCGACAGGTCGCACTCCATCAGGAAACCTCCCTCGAGGCTGGTCGTCTCGGTGTTCGCGAGGGCCCGAACGTCGAGGTCGAACGCCTCGCCTTCGGCCACACCCGGCGGCAACAGGCCGCCCACCGAAACCACCGCCGTGTCGGGACTCGCCAGCAGACCTTCCGGATCGTCCACGTCATGACGCTGCATCATGGCGAGAATCTGTTGCCGAACCCCCGGCGGAACGACGCGCGTCCCCGTTCCGTCCAGACCCATCACGAAGCCGTACCCTTGCACCGGAATGTATTCGCGTCCGGCGAAGCGTGCCTCTTCGCCGACGGTGTCCTTCAGGTAGGCGGGGAGTTGGACGTCGCGCGGCGTGCGAGGCTGGTTCGGCCCGGACCGCTGGAGACAGGAGGGTCCCGTCGCCGCGGTGCTCAGGCCCGCCAGACAGACGAGCGCGAGCACGAGACGGCGCGGCATCGGCGTGCACGATGTCAGGCTAGACGGTGCGCGCATTCAGTCCCCGCTCTCTTTTCGTCCATGGTATCGACGCGCCCAGTTATCGGACTTTAGCAAAAGCGGCCCCACGGGATGAAAAAGGCGGTTTCGGCCACCGCGTCCCCCGAACGGAACCGGCCGGCCTGGCTCCGTGCCACGACCGGCCACCAGTCTAGAAAACCGCCCAGGCAGTGTCAACCCATCCGGGAGCCACAAAATCTTGGGGCCGGGGAACAACGGTCAGCCTCGTCCGGCGCCGACGCGCTCGGTTTCCGGCTGGCCGCGGACCATGCACCGGCCGACGTACCCCCGGCCGATGTCGGCCAGCGCCTCCATCCTCGCCGGGTCGTACGGCCGGACGCCGCGCAGCGCGGGATCCAGCGCGTGCGTCGGCTCGAACCGCTGGAGGACCCATCGGTCGGCCCCGGCGATCCGTTCACCCATGTCATGAACTTCCCGTTCGCCGATGAAGGCGGGGCAGACGGTCGTCCGCAACTCGCACTCGGCGGCGGAGGCCGCGAGAAGGTCGAGCGATCGGCCGACGGCCTCCAGGTCCACCGCCGTCCCGCAGGCCGCGTGGTATCGCTCGTCGAGGGGGGCCTTGAAGTCCATGGAGACGGCATCGACGAGGCCGGCCTCCAGGAGTTGCGCGAGCCGGTCCGGCTGCGTGCCGTTCGTGTCGAGTTTGACGGCGAGGCCCGCGCGGCGGAACTCGGCGCACAGGAGCGCGAGGCCGGGCCAGACGGTCGGCTCGCCGCCGCAGATCACCACGCCGTCGATCCACCCGCCGCGCGATTCGATGTGCGCGAGGATCGCGGCCAGCGGAATGGTCTCGGCGGGGTCGGCGAGCAGGGCGCCGGCGTGGCAGAACGGGCACCGCAGATTGCACCGCGGCAGGAAGACGATGGCCGCCAACCGTCCCGGCCAGTCGACCAGCGTGGTCGGATGATAGCCGGCGATGGGCGGCAACGGGGCTGTCGCGTTCGCATTCACACCGTGCTCACTTGCCGCACGTCGGAGAGAAACGTCTTGATCTCGGCCGACGGCGGAACACAACCTTCCCAGCGGGCCAGGGGTTCCTCGTCGTCGGACCAGAGGAGGGTGGTCGGCGCGTGGTGGACGTCGTAGAACGCGCCCTCCGCCCTGCCCTGGATGGAGTTCATGTCCACAAACGACAGGCCGATCGCGTCGGCCGCCTGTGCCTTCGCCAGCAGATGGGCCAGTTTGTCCTTGGTGCTCCGGCACATGGCGCAATCCGGTTTTCCGAACACTTCAAACCTCATGGCTCTCCCTCTCCCGTTCCGTTGCGGCGGCCCCCGTCGTTTCCCCTCGGCCTCGCGGCCGTCTCCATCACACGTTCACCTTGTCGGTGGGGTTGTAGGAGGACTTGATGAAGACGGCCTTGAGCGGCGTATCGGTGTCGTTGACGATGTT
This window encodes:
- the smc gene encoding chromosome segregation protein SMC; the encoded protein is MELKRLEVFGFKSFADRTRFDFDSGITVIVGPNGCGKSNVVDAVKWVLGEQSAKSLRGREMADIIFSGSESRRSLGFAEATLTFDNSSGLLPIDSTEVEVSRRLYRSGESEYLLNRKPCRLRDIRELFMDTGIGVDAYSLIEQGKVDVLLQSNPQERRIIFEEAAGVSKYKSKRREAERKLERTQQNLVRLGDILEEVEKRLRSVKYQAGKARNFLQYTERLKELRVSYALSQYHEQATALEAHESALRDLGDARAGESGALAALEEERSRLETELMELEGEARRTDARLSEIRSAIATGENEIGFHRTRVGELEQIVERDRRKIGDLSAHLREVQALVESRRRDLAEVADLAARQETAVADIEKRLQETADRVRTLTGRIEHAKAHLMDLAQQKSQRSSRLASLDLRLENLSAQAERLAKRRDEIAAHLERLREREVELKAEAARLEATVAERRRGLEEKRHEAEAKQKEVESVGEQLARAKERASALASRRELLEDLEKRGEGIPAAVRRVRETIRTNGHAGRWRGMVADLIEVDVAHAVLIESALGPAEKLLIAERLDDVLVLARDLAGTLPGQVRFLALDAIEPAADGKDLAAYPEAVGWAMQYVRVDESVLPAVAHLLGRTVVVRSLEGAVALARGPLRGYRFVSLTGDVLEADGSVAVGPPGPETSLISRRSELRNIAAEQESAARQIEALDARRRRAVEELQALDVEQQALRQEIYEASMVRVEVEGHQRRLAETRQELSAEAPLVESELADLGAERERLLGERTALAEEIASLDRQAADQQRSIDALVAEQETLLEARTALEEERTAARVALARLREKHTALVDQVASSERDAAATAQGIEQSQADLAECLTRIRDSERTMLAIQSDLARLFLEKQGAEAEGRRLAEAGADRRGRVAALGEKERGIEGEIERLQGEIHGRELARREVQTKRDDLVERVRDDFQMDLAERYAQWQPEEVDWDAVAAEIKDLQGKIDRLGPVNIEALQEQEALEKRAEFLQKQRDDLVSAQTALANLIERINRESRERFITTFQAVRGHFQELYRKLFGGGKADVFLEDETDVLESGIEIVARPPGKQLQRISLLSGGEKAMTAVALLLAVFRARPSPFCLLDEVDASLDEANIDRFVSLVREFLDQSQFVIISHSKRTMSIADVLYGVTMEEPGVSRKVSVKFSDLHDQGLLAEEPAEPQETSQPQETPQPQETPQTQEAAEAATVG
- a CDS encoding flagellar basal body P-ring protein FlgI, which encodes MRAPSSLTSCTPMPRRLVLALVCLAGLSTAATGPSCLQRSGPNQPRTPRDVQLPAYLKDTVGEEARFAGREYIPVQGYGFVMGLDGTGTRVVPPGVRQQILAMMQRHDVDDPEGLLASPDTAVVSVGGLLPPGVAEGEAFDLDVRALANTETTSLEGGFLMECDLSRVVAGRSGEMRSERRATGRGGIFVSPFAAEGVGSAAGDPRVGRILGGGRAVQTRHFRLALLDPSVRTADQLVRLINARFPGAAKGTQDPGRVDLEVPAAYRDSKPEFLDLVGAIYLREAPDARDQRLNLLIETLEAGQDMDRVAVCLEAFGSSIVPRIRKLADHPRESVRFYVGRILARLQDGEAVHVLQGIALDGQSEFQESAVQALGRLEKGLGLAVLARALDAKSPRVRIAAWRAMRRAGPDTAVVRVFEDQFVLSVVPTKAEPFIYVSRNLWPHLAIFGDVRVRAPLLAETRRVTATAPAGAERTVLFTRREGRDLRVEATLEVRDVIEKMATPLGLDKNPTPQGLGLGYSDVVGLVNELARKRAMSGTIVLEPLEYQMAGDRPIARPITVEEP
- a CDS encoding anaerobic ribonucleoside-triphosphate reductase activating protein translates to MNANATAPLPPIAGYHPTTLVDWPGRLAAIVFLPRCNLRCPFCHAGALLADPAETIPLAAILAHIESRGGWIDGVVICGGEPTVWPGLALLCAEFRRAGLAVKLDTNGTQPDRLAQLLEAGLVDAVSMDFKAPLDERYHAACGTAVDLEAVGRSLDLLAASAAECELRTTVCPAFIGEREVHDMGERIAGADRWVLQRFEPTHALDPALRGVRPYDPARMEALADIGRGYVGRCMVRGQPETERVGAGRG